The following coding sequences lie in one Arachis hypogaea cultivar Tifrunner chromosome 4, arahy.Tifrunner.gnm2.J5K5, whole genome shotgun sequence genomic window:
- the LOC112796569 gene encoding uncharacterized protein isoform X5, which produces MWRLMQDRDQTIKNTMRQAKLSGLQRKMGSVDDKVFEKVGVSGFLSSSSDVVAGELQAAKEEIEKLKEEADGNKAHMLQWLLQSRMWS; this is translated from the exons ATGTGGAGACTCATGCAAGATCGTGATCAAACTATAAAGAACACTATGCGGCAG GCAAAACTCTCTGGCCTTCAAAGAAAAATGGGTTCTGTTGACGATAAG GTTTTTGAAAAGGTTGGTGTAAGTGGATTTCTATCTAGCTCAAGTGATGTG GTTGCTGGTGAACTACAAGCAGCAAAAGAGGAGATTGAAAAATTGAAAGAGGAAGCTGATGGTAACAAAGCTCACATGCTACAG tggttgCTGCAGTCAAGGATGTGGTCTTGA
- the LOC112796569 gene encoding nuclear-pore anchor-like isoform X2: MWRLMQDRDQTIKNTMRQVKDLSKDLANALSVVASVESRAAVAEAKLSGLQRKMGSVDDKVFEKVGVSGFLSSSSDVVAGELQAAKEEIEKLKEEADGNKAHMLQWLLQSRMWS, from the exons ATGTGGAGACTCATGCAAGATCGTGATCAAACTATAAAGAACACTATGCGGCAGGTTAAAGATTTGAGCAAAGATTTAGCTAATGCATTGTCTGTTGTTGCATCTGTTGAATCTAGGGCTGCTGTGGCTGAA GCAAAACTCTCTGGCCTTCAAAGAAAAATGGGTTCTGTTGACGATAAG GTTTTTGAAAAGGTTGGTGTAAGTGGATTTCTATCTAGCTCAAGTGATGTG GTTGCTGGTGAACTACAAGCAGCAAAAGAGGAGATTGAAAAATTGAAAGAGGAAGCTGATGGTAACAAAGCTCACATGCTACAG tggttgCTGCAGTCAAGGATGTGGTCTTGA
- the LOC112796569 gene encoding uncharacterized protein isoform X1 translates to MNHSAFVPSKTHHSSSRRTLAHHPITTHCQSPLTTHHAALLTTHQLTTPQLTLSSSLNTDTKEEKIRKRENRKKKKKRRRKERGRKERTMPTRAPPRRPSSLRALTVASASPSRALTIAAQYHHRVCSLSLLSIVVVAQHRHCHSLEKYFLELMKVPRVESKLRVFSFKIQFLSQVTEFKRSLKAVNSACEEVQKSVKLKIMKKILFWVIH, encoded by the exons ATGAATCACAGTGCCTTTGTTCCCTCCAAAACTCATCACTCATCATCGCGAAGAACCCTTGCTCATCACCCAATCACCACTCACTGCCAGTCACCACTCACTACTCACCACGCTGCACTACTCACCACTCACCAGCTCACCACTCCCCAGCTCACACTCTCATCCTCACTCAACACAGACACAAAAGaggaaaaaattagaaaaagggagaacaggaagaagaagaagaagagaagaagaaaggagaggggaaggaaggagaggacgatGCCGACTAGGGCTCCGCCACGTAGACCATCGTCATTGCGTGCGCTGACCGTCGCCTCAGCATCACCATCTCGTGCACTCACCATCGCCGCTCAGTATCATCATCGCGTGTGCTCACTGTCGCTGCTCAGCATCGTCGTCGTCGCTCAGCATCGTCATTGCCACTCACTTGAGAAG TATTTTTTAGAGCTGATGAAGGTGCCACGAGTAGAGTCAAAGTTAAGAGTATTCTCTTTCAAGATTCAATTTCTGTCTCAG GTTACAGAATTTAAGAGGAGTTTAAAAGCTGTGAACTCTGCTTGTGAAGAG GTCCAAAAGTCTGTCAAgctgaagatcatgaagaaaatTCTTTTTTGGGTAATACATTAA
- the LOC112796569 gene encoding nuclear-pore anchor-like isoform X3, whose translation MWRLMQDRDQTIKNTMRQVKDLSKDLANALSVVASVESRAAVAEAKLSGLQRKMGSVDDKVFEKVGVSGFLSSSSDVVAGELQAAKEEIEKLKEEADGNKAHMLQSRMWS comes from the exons ATGTGGAGACTCATGCAAGATCGTGATCAAACTATAAAGAACACTATGCGGCAGGTTAAAGATTTGAGCAAAGATTTAGCTAATGCATTGTCTGTTGTTGCATCTGTTGAATCTAGGGCTGCTGTGGCTGAA GCAAAACTCTCTGGCCTTCAAAGAAAAATGGGTTCTGTTGACGATAAG GTTTTTGAAAAGGTTGGTGTAAGTGGATTTCTATCTAGCTCAAGTGATGTG GTTGCTGGTGAACTACAAGCAGCAAAAGAGGAGATTGAAAAATTGAAAGAGGAAGCTGATGGTAACAAAGCTCACATGCTACAG TCAAGGATGTGGTCTTGA
- the LOC112796569 gene encoding nuclear-pore anchor-like isoform X4 — translation MWRLMQDRDQTIKNTMRQVKDLSKDLANALSVVASVESRAAVAEAKLSGLQRKMGSVDDKVFEKVGVSGFLSSSSDVVAGELQAAKEEIEKLKEEADGNKAHMLQVLL, via the exons ATGTGGAGACTCATGCAAGATCGTGATCAAACTATAAAGAACACTATGCGGCAGGTTAAAGATTTGAGCAAAGATTTAGCTAATGCATTGTCTGTTGTTGCATCTGTTGAATCTAGGGCTGCTGTGGCTGAA GCAAAACTCTCTGGCCTTCAAAGAAAAATGGGTTCTGTTGACGATAAG GTTTTTGAAAAGGTTGGTGTAAGTGGATTTCTATCTAGCTCAAGTGATGTG GTTGCTGGTGAACTACAAGCAGCAAAAGAGGAGATTGAAAAATTGAAAGAGGAAGCTGATGGTAACAAAGCTCACATGCTACAGGTGCTGTTGTAG